The Nostoc sp. NIES-3756 DNA window CAGTCTGATAAAGTTACAAGTGAGTGCCTGACTCAAGACCCCATACAAAAAACTGTAGAAGGCATGAGTACAGGCTTATTAGCTGGAGCAGGAGCAGCTTTCGGTGTAGCATGGAATGTCCGCCACCAAGATTAAAAACGATAATTGCGATCGCGTACCCATAGACTAACAGGTACAGCATTACCCTGTGGGTCTACCTTTACTTTGACAGCGAGCGATCGCAACTGTCCATCTCTAGTTTGACGAGCAGCGCGGGAAATATCGTTATTCAACTGCCGACGTTGCTCGTCTGGAACATTGTATGATTCCACGCCGTAGTTAATAGTCCCATCTTGGTAAATGCCTCTCAAAGCTACCTGATTATCTCGCAAAGACATAGGTAAATTGCTGCTCACACGCACAGGTCGCCAAGCTCTAGGAGTACCACGACCAAAAGATTGTTGCTCTTGCAAAATCACGTATAAGTTAGTTCCCTCAAGTAGTCGTCCACGCCTTCCCCCATTCCTGCTAACTACCTCCTCCCAACCGGGAAGCCGCCGCAGATTAGAAATACGAGATATGTTGTAATCCAGATTGAGCGTATAGCCACGCAACACATTATCAGGATCATTCGGTAAAGTTTGTAAGATTACCTCCCGACCTGCAAGACTGGTGTACATTGCTTGAGTGGGAACCGATAAAATCAACCCTGTTTGCAACATCAGGGGTAAAATTAGCCGCCAAAAAGGCAAAGGCTGATTGTATTTTTGTTCAGTAGCTGTCAAATAATCCCGAAAAGTCAGCTTCTTAGAAAACTCAGCCTCGGGAGATAAAGTTTTATTCTTGCTCGATTCAGAAGTTTCTGCCATAAGCGTAGTCCTAATAATAGTGAGTTTGGGTAGCGGACATAGGACTTACGCAGATTGGGGAGATGAGGGGGATGAGGGGGATGAAGGAGATGGGGGAGAAAAGAGAGAGCATAATTGTTACTGCCTTCTGCCTCCTGCCTTCTGCCTTCTGCCTTCTGCCTCAACTTGACTTCTTCCCAGAAGAACTAGTGAGACGATTCTCAAACCACATGCCGGCGCTGATTAATATCGAGCCGCACATTAAGAAAACCATTGACCTAAACAATAAGTCGGTGTCGTACTCCAACATTCGACTAATAACTAGTAAAGTTAACAATAGCATACCGCCCCAAAAAGAGCGTCGGTCATTTAACTTCATTCCCTCTTGGATGAGTCCCCAAGACAAAACTGCTAAAAGCACATTGAAAATAAAACTGCCCAAGTCGCCGATGCGATTGACAGCTTGATGCCAAAACGGTACTACAACGATAAAACCAAGGAAAATGGCAATTAGCCCAGTATTAAAAACAACTTCCCGCCGGGGGGGGTTGCTTCTTTGACGTAACAGAAACAGCCATTGTAGGACTGCTAAACCACTAAGAATCCCCAAATCAATGACGGATACAGATAAAAAATTGCTACTGTTGCTGTTTGACCCAAAGGAATTATAGGAAGAACCTTGCCATTGCCAACGAAAGGAAAGGGCATAG harbors:
- a CDS encoding GDYXXLXY domain-containing protein translates to MAETSESSKNKTLSPEAEFSKKLTFRDYLTATEQKYNQPLPFWRLILPLMLQTGLILSVPTQAMYTSLAGREVILQTLPNDPDNVLRGYTLNLDYNISRISNLRRLPGWEEVVSRNGGRRGRLLEGTNLYVILQEQQSFGRGTPRAWRPVRVSSNLPMSLRDNQVALRGIYQDGTINYGVESYNVPDEQRRQLNNDISRAARQTRDGQLRSLAVKVKVDPQGNAVPVSLWVRDRNYRF